One part of the Roseomonas gilardii genome encodes these proteins:
- a CDS encoding N-6 DNA methylase translates to MTQGRTVKDIGAKLWQLCSVLRGDGVTYQDYVTELTYLLFLKMAQETGMEKSIPKDCRWAPLAEAVGQTQLDLYRAILLKLSETRRGLLADIFADAQTKLRKPANLKALTEAIDRLDWFSAREEGLGDLYEDLLERNAAEKKSGAGQYFTPRPLIDSIIHLVKPQPGEVIQDPAAGTGGFLVACDHYVKQQTDDLYSLSEADRTFQRQDAFTGLELVHDTHRLCLMNLMLHGIEGRVRMGDTLSSDGEALSRADLIVTNPPFGTKRGGERPNRASFVETRGSSNKQLAFVEHVYRNLAPGGRAAVVVPDNVLFEDNTGRAVRQQLMAMCDLHTILRLPTGIFYAGGVKTNVLFFTRGRSNHGNTRDVWIYDMRTGQAPFGKTRPLTREDFAAFEAAFGDDPLGKAPRQDQGEEGRFRCFSRAAIADRQDNLDIAWLRGAEEAGEDSLEDPTDIAAAMVEHLRRALTRAEALAEELAPTGLDA, encoded by the coding sequence TTGACGCAAGGACGGACGGTCAAGGATATTGGCGCCAAGCTCTGGCAGTTGTGCAGCGTCCTCCGCGGCGACGGTGTCACCTACCAGGATTACGTGACGGAACTCACCTATCTGCTGTTCCTCAAGATGGCGCAGGAGACCGGGATGGAGAAATCCATCCCGAAGGACTGCCGGTGGGCGCCGCTCGCCGAGGCCGTCGGACAGACCCAACTCGACCTCTACCGCGCCATCCTGCTGAAGCTCTCCGAGACCCGGCGCGGCCTGCTCGCCGACATCTTCGCCGACGCGCAGACCAAGCTCCGCAAGCCCGCCAACCTCAAGGCCCTGACCGAGGCCATCGACAGGTTGGACTGGTTCAGCGCCCGCGAGGAGGGCTTGGGCGACCTCTACGAGGACCTGCTGGAACGCAACGCCGCCGAGAAGAAAAGCGGCGCCGGGCAGTATTTCACCCCCCGGCCGCTGATCGACAGCATCATCCATCTGGTGAAGCCCCAGCCGGGCGAGGTGATCCAGGATCCGGCGGCCGGGACCGGTGGCTTCCTGGTGGCCTGCGACCACTACGTCAAGCAGCAGACGGATGACCTCTACAGCCTGAGCGAGGCCGACCGCACCTTCCAGCGCCAGGACGCCTTCACCGGCCTGGAACTGGTGCACGACACGCACCGGCTCTGCCTCATGAACCTGATGCTGCACGGCATCGAAGGCCGGGTGCGCATGGGCGACACGCTCTCCTCCGACGGCGAGGCGCTGTCCCGGGCGGACCTGATCGTCACCAACCCGCCCTTCGGCACCAAGCGCGGCGGCGAGCGCCCGAACCGGGCGAGCTTCGTGGAGACGCGTGGCTCCTCCAACAAGCAACTGGCCTTCGTGGAGCACGTCTATCGCAACCTCGCCCCGGGCGGCCGGGCGGCCGTCGTGGTGCCGGACAACGTGCTATTCGAGGACAACACGGGCCGCGCCGTCCGCCAGCAACTCATGGCGATGTGCGACCTGCACACCATCCTCCGCCTGCCGACCGGCATCTTCTACGCGGGCGGCGTGAAGACCAACGTGCTGTTCTTCACCCGCGGCCGGAGCAACCATGGCAACACGCGCGACGTCTGGATCTACGACATGCGCACCGGACAGGCGCCGTTCGGCAAAACCCGCCCGCTGACCCGCGAGGACTTCGCCGCTTTCGAAGCAGCGTTCGGCGACGACCCGCTCGGCAAGGCGCCGCGCCAGGACCAGGGAGAGGAAGGGCGGTTCCGCTGCTTCAGCCGGGCTGCCATCGCGGACCGGCAGGACAATTTGGACATTGCGTGGCTGCGCGGCGCTGAAGAAGCGGGCGAAGACTCTTTGGAGGACCCGACCGACATAGCCGCCGCCATGGTGGAGCACCTGCGCCGGGCGCTGACCCGGGCGGAGGCGCTGGCCGAGGAATTGGCTCCGACGGGACTGGACGCCTGA
- the hsdR gene encoding type I restriction-modification system endonuclease produces the protein MSEDTAAPSKNFGFLAGHDIQLVRLAALAETYFRTDPNAALTKLRLFGEGLARRVAASTRNLPEDGVRQVDLLRRLEDRGAVPREAARLFHQLRTFGNKAAHEGFGDHETALSCLKFAWQLGVWFHRSYGGAPQFQPAPFAPPPAPERVAAALAKEIVRLREERAAALSSVDRAREAQEAAEAARLSAEERRRQEAGQREALERQLADAEAHRAAMAAELAAAQAAAAAPPERVEALIEAATEADRGIALDEAATRTLIDQQLRDAGWEVDSATLRHAAGVRPARGRAMAIAEWPTDSGPADYALFLGTTLLGMVEAKKRNRAVAACLPQAERYSRTVRLASDADPAGGPWDDFRAPFVFSANGRPYLKQMETESGIWFRDVRRGTNHARALDGWYSPDGLRALLGQDIAAADAALRAKPFDFGFELRRYQEAAIRKVEEELAAGRRAMLLAMATGTGKTKLAIALLSRLLDARRFRRICFVVDRRTLGDQAEREFGDTRIVSTTTFAETFGIKGLKHVTPDDSTQVHICTIQGLVRRVLFPGDAPAPPVDQYDLMVVDECHRGYLLDREMTGEEIEFRDQADYQSKYRAVLEHFDAVKIGLTATPALHTKDIFGAPVFEYSYRQAVADRFLIDQEPPIRIETELSADGIHWRRGEQLDLFDPTTGELRAADAPDDLDFDVESFNRRVITTAFNRTVAEELARQIDPSLPDKTLIFAVNRRHADLVVTEVKRAMEAAYGALPDGAVRRVTGDIDRVDDLILSFRNNDLPKIAVTVDLLTTGIDVPRITNLVFLRRVNSRILYDQMVGRATRPCPEIAKETFRIFDAVDLYPTLSRLSDMKPVGVAPVFSFETLLQELAAAGKDSHREILAEQIRVKLRRRLRNLAPAARDLWRQQAGETPEETLHRLDHAPPGDVAAWLRDRPADLGAILDWNPARGTAPPLPVSNHPDAIRSVTRGYGKDGSITRPEDYIDAFAAFVRTNLNRIAALAVVVQRPRDLDRATLISLRRALDDSGYPEAQVRRAWEQAGSADIAASIIGYVRQAALGDPLVPYADRVRRALKTILDRETWTPIQQRWLRRLGEEIERETVVDREALDTGQFKVDVGGFEGLNRRFGGRLGEILGDLNEEIWRQAS, from the coding sequence ATGAGCGAAGACACGGCAGCGCCATCCAAGAATTTCGGCTTTCTCGCGGGGCACGACATCCAGCTTGTTCGTCTTGCCGCCCTCGCCGAGACCTATTTCCGCACCGACCCCAACGCGGCGCTGACCAAGCTGCGGTTGTTCGGCGAAGGACTCGCGCGCCGCGTGGCGGCAAGTACCCGAAACCTGCCCGAGGACGGCGTGCGGCAGGTTGATCTTCTCCGCCGCCTGGAAGACCGGGGCGCCGTCCCCCGGGAGGCCGCGCGCCTGTTCCACCAGCTTCGCACCTTCGGCAACAAGGCAGCGCACGAGGGCTTCGGCGACCACGAGACGGCGCTCTCCTGCCTCAAATTCGCTTGGCAACTCGGCGTGTGGTTCCATCGGTCCTATGGCGGCGCACCGCAGTTCCAGCCAGCGCCCTTCGCCCCGCCCCCTGCCCCGGAGCGGGTTGCCGCCGCGCTCGCCAAGGAAATCGTCCGGCTCCGGGAGGAACGCGCCGCGGCGCTGTCCAGCGTGGATCGCGCCCGCGAAGCCCAGGAGGCGGCGGAGGCCGCGCGCCTCTCCGCGGAGGAACGGCGTCGCCAGGAAGCCGGGCAGCGGGAAGCCCTGGAACGCCAACTCGCCGATGCCGAGGCGCACCGCGCCGCGATGGCGGCCGAGCTTGCCGCCGCCCAGGCTGCCGCCGCGGCGCCCCCCGAACGGGTGGAAGCCCTGATCGAGGCGGCGACCGAAGCCGATCGCGGCATCGCCCTGGACGAGGCCGCCACCCGCACGCTCATCGACCAGCAGCTTCGAGACGCCGGGTGGGAGGTGGACAGCGCCACCCTGCGCCACGCCGCCGGTGTCCGACCGGCGCGCGGGCGCGCCATGGCGATTGCGGAATGGCCGACCGATTCCGGTCCGGCCGACTACGCGCTTTTCCTTGGCACCACCCTGCTTGGCATGGTGGAGGCCAAGAAGCGCAACCGGGCCGTCGCGGCCTGCCTTCCCCAGGCGGAACGCTACAGCCGGACCGTCCGGCTGGCGTCCGACGCCGACCCCGCTGGTGGGCCGTGGGATGACTTCCGGGCGCCGTTCGTCTTCTCCGCCAACGGCCGCCCGTACCTCAAGCAGATGGAGACTGAGTCCGGCATCTGGTTCCGCGACGTCCGCCGCGGAACCAACCACGCCCGTGCCCTGGACGGCTGGTATTCCCCGGACGGTCTGCGCGCGCTGCTCGGCCAGGACATCGCCGCCGCCGATGCCGCGCTCCGGGCGAAGCCGTTCGACTTCGGCTTCGAGCTTCGCCGCTACCAGGAAGCCGCCATCCGCAAGGTGGAGGAGGAGCTTGCCGCCGGGCGCCGGGCGATGCTGCTGGCCATGGCGACCGGCACCGGCAAGACCAAGCTCGCCATCGCGCTCCTGTCCCGGCTCCTGGACGCCCGCCGGTTCCGCCGGATCTGCTTCGTGGTGGACCGGCGGACGCTCGGCGATCAGGCCGAGCGCGAGTTCGGCGACACCCGCATCGTCAGCACCACCACCTTCGCGGAGACCTTTGGCATCAAGGGGCTGAAGCACGTCACCCCGGACGACAGCACCCAGGTCCACATCTGCACCATCCAAGGACTCGTCCGCCGCGTGCTGTTCCCGGGCGACGCCCCCGCCCCGCCGGTGGACCAATACGACCTGATGGTGGTGGACGAGTGCCATCGCGGCTATCTCCTCGACCGGGAGATGACCGGCGAGGAAATCGAGTTCCGCGACCAGGCGGACTACCAGTCGAAATACCGCGCCGTCCTGGAGCACTTCGACGCGGTGAAGATCGGCCTAACCGCCACTCCGGCGCTGCACACCAAGGACATCTTCGGCGCCCCGGTGTTCGAATACAGCTACCGCCAGGCTGTGGCCGACCGCTTCCTGATCGACCAGGAGCCGCCGATCCGCATCGAGACGGAATTGTCAGCGGACGGCATCCACTGGCGCCGCGGCGAGCAACTGGACCTGTTCGACCCTACCACCGGCGAACTCCGCGCCGCCGACGCGCCCGACGACCTGGACTTCGACGTCGAATCCTTCAACCGCCGGGTCATCACCACGGCTTTCAACCGGACCGTCGCCGAGGAACTGGCGCGGCAGATCGACCCCTCGCTCCCCGACAAGACCCTCATCTTCGCCGTCAACCGCCGCCATGCCGACCTGGTGGTGACCGAGGTGAAGCGCGCCATGGAAGCCGCCTATGGCGCCCTGCCGGACGGCGCCGTCCGCCGCGTCACCGGCGACATTGACCGCGTGGACGACCTGATCCTGTCCTTCCGCAACAACGACCTGCCGAAGATCGCCGTGACGGTGGACCTGCTGACCACCGGCATCGACGTCCCGCGCATCACCAACCTGGTTTTCCTTCGGCGGGTGAATTCCCGCATCCTCTATGACCAGATGGTCGGCCGGGCGACCCGCCCATGCCCGGAGATCGCCAAGGAAACCTTCCGCATCTTCGACGCGGTGGACCTCTACCCCACCCTGTCGCGCCTCTCCGACATGAAGCCGGTCGGCGTCGCCCCGGTGTTCTCCTTCGAGACCCTGTTGCAGGAATTGGCGGCGGCCGGGAAGGACAGCCATCGCGAAATCCTTGCCGAGCAGATCCGCGTCAAGCTGCGCCGCCGCCTGCGCAACCTCGCCCCGGCGGCCCGCGACCTGTGGCGGCAGCAGGCCGGGGAGACGCCGGAGGAAACCTTGCACCGGCTCGACCACGCGCCCCCCGGAGACGTCGCCGCCTGGCTGCGGGACCGTCCGGCGGATCTCGGCGCCATCCTGGACTGGAACCCGGCCCGCGGGACGGCGCCGCCCCTGCCGGTCTCGAACCACCCGGACGCCATCCGCTCCGTCACCCGGGGCTATGGGAAGGATGGCAGCATCACCCGACCGGAGGACTATATCGACGCCTTCGCCGCCTTCGTCCGCACCAACCTCAACCGCATCGCCGCCCTGGCCGTGGTGGTGCAGCGCCCGCGCGACCTCGACCGCGCCACCCTGATCAGCCTGCGCCGGGCGCTGGACGACAGCGGCTATCCGGAAGCTCAGGTCCGCCGGGCCTGGGAGCAGGCGGGCAGCGCCGATATCGCCGCCTCGATCATCGGCTACGTCCGTCAGGCCGCCCTCGGTGACCCGCTGGTGCCCTACGCCGACCGGGTCCGGCGCGCCCTCAAGACCATCCTTGACCGGGAGACGTGGACGCCGATCCAGCAACGCTGGCTTCGCCGCCTGGGCGAGGAAATCGAGCGGGAAACCGTGGTGGACCGCGAGGCCCTGGACACCGGCCAGTTCAAGGTTGACGTGGGCGGCTTCGAAGGGCTCAACCGCCGCTTCGGCGGGCGCCTGGGTGAGATCCTGGGCGACCTGAACGAGGAAATCTGGAGACAGGCGAGTTGA